The DNA window GATCTGTAACTACTGTACGTTTAGAAGAAAACCATCATGTTCTGGTGCTTCAGCTTTACCCCAGAACCAAAAATAACAACTCTAAACCACTGATAATGAACCGCAGTGATGTAACCATTGTCAAATTTAGCTCCAAACCAACTAGTTCCTCTTCATCAATCTGTCAGACATTCAGAACTGTGATTAAGAATGCCATATAAAGTCCTGAATTTGAACACAATTTGAATTGAAGCGgcaaacaaaaatgcagaatCTTAATTTAAATTcgaatttcatttaaaatagaaaaaaaatagaaagtgcTAAATGTGAGTTTTCATATAAACATTCTTGTATACACAAACATGTAGACTATTTACaaaaaagtttctgtttttatttttatgttttagttatatatattcgtgttaggttttttttgtagtatttatacatttttatttcacctttagttttagttattctagtacatcatgtttaattaaatgaaaatgagaaatgcataAATGCCGTATTTAATGCATATATATGCaacaaaacattttgtataaATGTTCTCAAATACACGACATGCGGGTTTTTtacagaaagataaaaaaaatccatgcttTAAATGACTAAAGacatttacatgtaatttaaacaatgtatatttcatcatttttaataaattatcttATTACACTTTACACATGGCAAAAATTGCATTTTCTAGAAAtctataatttacaaaaaatcttgttattttattacattttagtatagtttttattaatattttgaattattattttttaaatatattttctttttaattttagttaaagttttaggaatttagttttgtgtttttgtttgtttttttaaatacacctaatttttattcatttttatttttgttttagttttggttattttagtacatcaagttaaaataaattaaaatgagaaatgttttcacaaaaactcTTTAGTAgttgtgttcatttttttattaaaatatgtctatagtttttatttcagtttcagttgttttagtaaattatgttaaaataaaataaaatgagaaatgttttcacAGAAAATCTTTAACATGATGCAGGCCAGTGTTATATTAACGTCAATAAGAtactatttatagtttttatataatattttgaattagtttttttatttgtctattttctattttctttttaattttgttaaagttttagtaatttagttgtgttctttttaaaaaacaaatatgtttatagtttttatatcagttttagttttagttattttaatacatcgttgaacttaattaaaatgagaaatgtttccacaCAAAACATGATGCAGGCcagcgttattttagtatcactgagatacaaGTACAGtttaattagtatttaaaatgtttatttatttatttatttattttaacttattttaatacatcaaattaaactaaataaaaatgagaaatgtttccacacaggccagtgttattttactatcactaaaatacaattacagttttcttaatatttaaattttcagtttatttaataattatttttattggtattttatcTTACTCATTTTAGtccatcaaattaaactaaatataaaactgGAAATGTTTCATTGGCAActagatgaaaaaatatatatttatttcaggtcatgaaaatgattttttatggtttttcgTTTTAgtcttaattaaacaaaataacccTAATGCAGGCCTAAAAGCATTCAACATAACATCTAAATCTGTGAATTGTGCCCGATGCTGTCAGGTGGACGAGCCCACACCCCTGACCCTGCTGGAGGAGGTCACCACGGTGGAGAGCCGGCAGGAAGTGGCCATGACGCTGGTCAAGATCTATCTGGGTCAGGGTCTGGTGGTGCCTTTCCTGGACTACCTCAACACCAGAGAGGTCCACAGCACCAGTACGTGAGCGTGACGAGGGTTTTTCTGTGTGTAGGCGACGTGACGACTTCAGTCCAGCTATATTTACCCACAGAAGTCATCTGAACTTCTCCTTTCTCATTAATGGTGTTTTGTTCTGTGCGAGCGCGTGGGTTTTTCACACTCGGCTGGGGTTTTATGTTGCCTGCGTTACCATAGCAACTCCGCATGAAGCAGCTTCAAAAGGAAACGGAACGATCATAAGATTGGAATATTCTTCAGCGAGCGACGGAAGATTAAAGAGAGTGTTACAAGTtgttacaagttttctgaaacgTATGCAAATTAGGCACTGCCTAATTAATTATGCGCTAATGTATTGCATACATCCAAATtcaaatgattgattttattttgttgatgtaTCAGAATTAAAGGGGAGGGTTTTTTAtctatttctctttttatctctccataaatcagaatatactgtcaacagacagaaaaacatacattttcatttttacttactttttaatgcagtgtaagttggataaaagcatctgctaaatgcataagtgcaaatgtaaaaatactgtagtattgagaaaacatcacattttattCAGAACATGTACAATGTTTTAgttatagataataaataatgaaaagtacagtataataatataagaCTTAATTTAGCAAATTTATGTATGATTACCTTGTGATTGTaacttaaaatatgatttaaaaaagaaaaccaatcaagttataaatgataaaaatataaaaattattaaataaagaccACTTGGAATGTTtgaacaaacataaattaaaacaaaataataataataataataataataataataattgtattatatatatatatatatatatatatatatatatatatacgttatatatatatatattaatataatgataattattaataaatatctattttataaaaagttattattattaataaataaaaatattgaaattactaAATACAATCCAAATGAGCAAAATGTTCGTTATTATATCAATATGGCTATAAAATAATAgtgttattgcatttttatattagtattactATTGTTGTTAGTATCAgtattattacttaataaaaatataaacatttctaaaagaaaaaaaagtttttttaacttttatataatattgcattgtttaaaaaataatgagcattttggaaaaatattgtcattataatataattttattttacattataactgTAAATTTACAATACTTTTTTCTCATACTCATTTCTCATACTCATTTTTCAAACGTTAAACCATCAAACAAGAATACTTAAATCTCAGCCTCaacctttaattaattaattaataattggttTTATTACAATACATCATGCAGCCCTGGTTATTTGTACTTCTTGTTTTCTATGGATGACACTCGTAGTAAAATATATGCACAGATGATTATTTCTGGTCGGGGTTTGTTCTGATAGACTCTGTTTCTCCCCAACAGCAGATCCAAACACACTCTTCCGGTCCAACTCACTGGCCTCCAAAGCCATGGAGCAGTTCATGAAGGTGTGTGCGCACCTTCCTCTGAAATAtaagcttgtgtttttttttaacgtgtGACTGAAGTCAGAAGCTCTGTGTGTTTCTCAGGCCGTCGGGATGCTGTATCTACACGAGGTTCTGAAGCCCATCATCAACCGAATCTTTGAGGAAAGGAAATACGTCGAATTGGATCCCTGCAAGATAGACCTCAACCGCTCCAGgtgtgtataaacacacacacacaacacggtGGTTCATTCATGCAGTATATCATCAGATGATCGGGAAAAATAACTGTGTTGCCAGGCAACAGCAGTGATCGCTCCAAACTTTGGCTTTTAGATCTATGTATAGCATGAGAAATGTCACCGAGCACCAAACGTCTCCAGGTtgtgtatttgaaaaatattatatacaccGCCATTAAACACAAGATGATTGAATGTTTTTgatagtctcttctgctcacaaggatgcatttatctgatatttgaaatactgtacaaatgtgtaatattattagaattttaaataaaatttaaatactaaaaaaaatatgtaaaatattactaacattttaaaaaatggtaaaatgttgataaaaatagTATAGGACAGAATatgaatattctaaatatttgtttatttatttgtttattccttAAATCTACAACTTTTTTATGTATACACCACCGTTCAAAAGTATCGGGTTGGcaagagtttttaatgttttattaaactgtattaaaaatacagtaaaaacgggaaaattctgaaatatttttataatttaaaatacgtGTTCTCTATGTGAATttgttctaaaatgtaatttattcctgtgatgcgcagctgtattttcagcatcattactccagtcttcagtgtcacatgatcttcagaaatcattctaatatgctgatttgctgctcaagaaacatttctgattattagcaatgttgaaaacagttttgcagcccaatatttttgtggaaactgtgatgcattttatttttcaggattcacagatgaattgaaagttcaaaagatcagaaTTGAtcagaaacagaaatcttttgtaacattataaatgtatttactgtcacttttaatcaatttaatgcgtcgttggttaataaaaatataaataaataaaaaatcttactgaccccaaacttttgaacgtcgTGTATTTTTATGTGACATTTTTATCTGAAACCAATGATAACAATAACCTCAATTCAAGTAACCGTGTAATAGTTTCTATGAACTGTAATGCAGAAAACCaaagaaatgcacataaaatgTATGTAGGTTCTGCACTCAGAATCTTCTGTCTGAAAGCAGCGCAGAATACACAGATGTGTGCAAGAATGTATTGCTCGCTTGCTAAAAAATGTCTCAAAGAAGCAGGGGATTCACTAAGAATGAGATCAAATCAAGAAACGACGCCAACAAAATTAGCATTGATCGCAATTTGCATGGTGCAGTTGTTCCTATTTATGAAAATGAGCCAGAGGGACCATTTAGATGCACCAAAAGTCTTTTAAATAAACCTCCTTACTGTCTGCTTTCAGTGGGTGTTAATAGCACTGGAGTTTTACTATAATGAGCCTCATTTGCATTGAAAGGATGCATCTTTGATTAGAAAAAATCACAATGACTTGCTCACTGATGCAGCGGGGTAATATCTGAGCATCTGAAACCTCGCTCTCTCTCCAGACGAATCTCTTTTAAAGGCTCGGCGTCGGAGGCTGAGGTCAGGGAGAGCAGCGTGGGGCTCCTGCAGACGTATCTGAGCAGCATCATGGAGGCCATCGTCGGCTCTGTCTCCCAGTGTCCTCCTGTGATGAGAGTTGTCTTCAAACAGCTCCATAAACGCGTGGAGGAACAGTTTCCAGAAGCTGAGAACGAGGTGAGGACCTGATCAGACCCTCATGGTGATGATGGTGTGGTTTTACTCACGGTTTGTCTCTTGTAGGATGTGAAGTATTTGGCCATCAGTGGCTTTTTCTTCCTGCGTCTGTTTGCTCCTGCGATTCTGACGCCCAAACTCTTCCATCTGAGAGACCATCACGCAGACACCAGGACCAGCAGAACGCTGCTGCTGCTCGCTAAGGTACACTCACATCTCAAATTCAGCTTTATGTGCAATTTTCCATTAAATGCTCTCTTTAATGAAACTGCACTCTCAGTAAATTATAAAAAACCACCTTCCACCGATCTAACACTGCCTTGAAATACACCTGGGAAGCTCCTACTTTCGAGTTGGGCATTCATTACTATGACATGTCATGCATTCACGTTGGAAAAGTCatagcttttattattttctattttgtttattttacttttttaaaatataactttcatttcaattatttatgcatgcattcatgtcagaaaaaaacatgttttattttctatattgcttaatttacctttaatattatatttatttttaattttaattatttatgcatgctttcatgttgtgaaaattatattttttattttctattttgtttattttacatttactttttacatataatatttatttcaattatttatgcatgcattcatGTTGGAacaataatcatttttttattctgtattgtttttttatatttattttatataattttcatttcaattatttataaatgcattcatgttggaaaaatcatatttgttttttactgttttctatatggtttattttacatttaattttacacaattttaatttcaatcatttatgcatgcattcatGTTAGAAcaatcataatttttatattctatattgtttattttatattttatataattgtcattttaaccCTTTATGCATGGATTCATGTTggaaatactatttttaattatattctatattttacttttatttttatataatttttacttcaatcatttatgcatgcattcatgttggaaatatagttttttttttattatattatatattttttattttacttgtatttttatatttttttttacttcagccaATTATGTATGCATTCATCATTTTGATCATTGTaccattttcaatttttttttttcaatagaaagTGCATAAACTCAGGAACTCATTTTACGGGATGTTTTAAGGAATCaatttttgaattaatattgtcgtagtttgcatttaaaatacaggaCGGTCTTTGAATTTGAAATGCAAAACATGCAGGCCAAactttaaatgcactttaaaaatacACAAGCACAACTGATTGAATGCTGTCACTGTGGCCATAAGGTGAACTTCACAGAATGAGGGTTACTATCTGGACACCATCGACTCTAAAGCACTTGGATCTTCAAGCAGGCGCTTCACCAGTTTAATCAGTGGCACATTTGCAGTGTAAACGGGTTAATGACATGCTGTCCGGTcttcactcacccactcacaccTGCAGAGCCGTGAGCGTCTCTCTCCGTCTCTCGCAGGCTCTTCAGAGCGTGGGGAATCTGGGCCTTCAGCTGGGTCATGGGAAGGAGCAGTGGATGACCCCTCTGCATCCCATCATCCTTTGCAGCGTGGCGTCCGTCAAAGATTTCCTGGACAAACTCATAGACATCGATCACAGCAACGGTGAGTCGCCATGACGACTGGCTACAAATATCACAGCAACATATTACCACGACGACAGTCTGAGACAgacaattaattataaatactatttactAAAAATACTTCTCATCAAAAACTGAACCAGGGTTATTATGatgaactaaaaccataaaagcattttcacaacataaattacaacaaaatcTAAAGaacgtttttaaaaaatgatctgatttcagctaattgccaaggcaacatttctcattttcgtttagttatagttgaagtactaaaataaataaagtaaaagtataacttcataaaaactaaatttcatatttaaaaaaaggataaaacgataaaaacacacaacaaaattattaaaacttaattaataataattaaaatgaaaacagaaaatataaaaataaaatcaaattcagTATATTAACAAAAGCTACAGtagtttattaataatgatactaaaatagcattgACCTGTTTGCAATTAGAGTCATGGAAATGATTTGCTGTGTGTGACTTGTGAAAggttatattgtgaaatttatataaattataatatttactatatatatatatatatgtgtgtgtgtgtgtgtgtgtgtgtgtatgtgtgtatatatacactttattattgagattattattattgacttattttatttaaaaatgaattatatttgcatatttgtaaatttaaaaataattacattttaaataatttgtacaaCTTATTTTGTACAgcttatattataaattattttatatattttatgttttttaaatgtattttatatttgtatctcTTCAGTTTTTTCTCCAAGGCAGTATgtagtcttttttattatatgcataAATATGCGAGTATGTTATGGCgcatataacaaaacattttacaaatttagtgcaaaaaaagtatattgcaaacaaataaaaaataaataataatattaaataatgcaaaaaagtaaaatgctggtgtgtgtgtgtgtgtgtgtgtgtgtgtgtgtgtgtgtgtgtgtgtgtgtgtgtgtgtgtgttgactgagTGATCACATAACCATATCTCCTCTGACACCGCGCTGAACACGTCCTGTCAAAGACtgctttaatatttaatgcatgtGTGAATACATTACGCAAGGAGTCTGATAACAGTCACACCTGCAGCTCTCACACAAACTCATCGTCTCCACAGCATCTGTGTGTGCTGGATCTGTTAAATGCGTTTTAGAATAACTGAGGGGTTAACATCAGCGCGATACATGCAGGCTCTGGAGGTTTACTGTAGTCCGGACAGGATCCGCACGTGTGAGTGAAATATGAGCCGCTGTGTCTGACTGACTGTAGTCTCGTGCGCCACCTGCTGTCTGCACTGCACAGCTGCACGACTAACTCAAACCACTGCATTCAGTTTCAAAACCGCGTGGATTTTAGATAGAAATGATTACAGTAATAATCTAGTTTCTTGTTGTCtctgtgcatttttattatattctctattgttatatatatatatatatatatatatatatatatatatatatatatatatatattatatatatatatataaatcatttatgcatgcattcatttaggaaaaataattaaaacctaAAACACATGGATTTTAGATATGAATGATTATCTATTTTCTCATTGtctttctgtgcatttttattctattctatattttctattttacaattattttttcatttcaatgCATGCAgggaaaaaattgtttttttatattcaatattgtttattttatatttatttgttttataatttatgttattttcatttcaatcatttatgcatgcattcaaatatatatttttttatattctatatgatttattttactttttatataattgtcATTTCAATCATTTATGCATGCGTTCACGTTGGAAAAATATTtgagtttttatataatattcatttcagttatttatgcatgcattattatattctataatgtttattttacatttattttatataattttaatttcaatcatTTATGCATGCATTCCTGTCCTAATTAAAACCTAAAGCAAATGTATTTTAGCTATGTATGAGTTTCTGGTTTTGTCTCTCTGTACAGTGTCTGAAGCTCCTCAGCGCGCCGTGTTTTTGCCGTCGGTCATCGTGAAGGAAGGTTTCCTGCAGAAATACAAAGCCGAAGGACCTCAGCTGCTCAAACGCTTCGCTTTTAAGAAACGATATTTCTGGCTGAGCTCAGAGTCGCTGTCGTACGCCAAGAGCCCCGACTGGCAGGTCCAACACACTTTCCtttcttctctgtgtgtgtgttttctgaatggAGTGTCATTAGCTGGAGGTTCATTATCATCTCTTGGCTTCTGATGTTGGGAAAGTGCTGAGTTGGacacgcgcgtgtgtgtgtgtgcgtgtgtgtttgcaggttCGCTCCTCTATTCCCATAGCGCGTGTGTGTGCGGTGGAGCGCGTGGATGAAAACGCCTTTCAGCTCCAGAACATCATGCAGGTCATTACACAGGACACGGACGGACAACTACACATCACATACCTGCAGTGCAAggtgacacaaaacacacacataaacacacacaaacaaacacacacacacacacacacacacacacacacacacacacgtactcacacacatacacagacacacacacacacacacacacacacacacacactgacacacacacacacacacacactcacacatagacacagacacacacacacatgtactcaCACAtagacacagatacacacacacatgacaatGAAAAAGAGAAACTATTCATGTTCAGTAAATATATGCGTTGACATGAGATTTAGTAAAGGTGCATAGATTGTATATATTTCTtctaaaaatgtctctttttctcaccaaggcttcatttatttgatcaaaaaataaatgtgaaatactattataatttaaatcagctgttttctatgtgaatctctgttaaactgtaatttatttctgtgatgtgcagctgtattttcagcatcattactccagtcttcagtgtcacatgatcttcagaaatcattctaatatgatgatttgctgctcaagaaacatttctgattattatcagtgttgaaaacacttgtgctgcacaatatttttgttgaaactgtgatgcattttatttttcatgattctttgattaatagaaagttcaaaagaacagcatttatttggaataggaatattttttaacattataaatgtctttactgtcacttttggtcaatttaatgcagccttgatgaataaaagtattaatttctttaaaaaaaaaattcttactgaccccaaactgcaTTCTTGCTATCTGTGCAGCATAATCAGTATTTTCAGtttaatgtaatgtgtgtgtgtgtgcgtgtgtttcagAATGTAAATGAGCTCAATCAGTGGCTGTCGGCCATCAGGAAGGTCAGTATTTATAATGAACACATGCTGCCATCGTTTCACCCCGGAGCTCATCGAGGAAACAAATGGACCTGCTGCCTGCAGCCTGAccgcacaggtgtgtgtgtgtgtgtgtgtgattcacatGCACGTGTACGG is part of the Cyprinus carpio isolate SPL01 chromosome A8, ASM1834038v1, whole genome shotgun sequence genome and encodes:
- the LOC109094892 gene encoding rasGAP-activating-like protein 1; the encoded protein is MARNTSLYFRIVEGRNLPAKDVSGTSDPYCIIKVDNEVVARTATVWRNLNPFWGEEYTLHLPMGFHTLTFYVMDEDTIGHDDVIGKISLSKDVIAAQHKGLDNWLNLTRVDPDEEVQGEIHLALELHRDAQRSSLHCHVIEARDLAPRDISGTSDPFTRIIYNNLSAETSIIKKTRFPHWDETLELSLDEGDDDEGGSVTVEVWDWDMVGKNDFLGKVEIPLSCLHRSPLLQGWFRLLPLGNTEDDAGGKLGALRLKVRLAENRILPSVYYQPLMELLVEAVISPSEVDEPTPLTLLEEVTTVESRQEVAMTLVKIYLGQGLVVPFLDYLNTREVHSTTDPNTLFRSNSLASKAMEQFMKAVGMLYLHEVLKPIINRIFEERKYVELDPCKIDLNRSRRISFKGSASEAEVRESSVGLLQTYLSSIMEAIVGSVSQCPPVMRVVFKQLHKRVEEQFPEAENEDVKYLAISGFFFLRLFAPAILTPKLFHLRDHHADTRTSRTLLLLAKALQSVGNLGLQLGHGKEQWMTPLHPIILCSVASVKDFLDKLIDIDHSNVSEAPQRAVFLPSVIVKEGFLQKYKAEGPQLLKRFAFKKRYFWLSSESLSYAKSPDWQVRSSIPIARVCAVERVDENAFQLQNIMQVITQDTDGQLHITYLQCKNVNELNQWLSAIRKVSIYNEHMLPSFHPGAHRGNKWTCCLQPDRTALGCSRTHSAVTLGDWSDPLDPDAETQIIYKELLQGRDKLRKQYLETQEVEPGEQEEPLKASQPSSVSAQGRSERARAVAARLLDTVLDLERAHSTFQSREPDESRPLILSS